The following coding sequences are from one Roseburia hominis A2-183 window:
- a CDS encoding DUF5688 family protein produces the protein MNYHDFKQQIISTLSDRLGSDVRITVSDILKNNDTHLDGLTILAPGQNLAPTIYLDYYYGQYERGRSFSDITDDILTAYRENRPKSPVDISFFTDYDKVKSRVTMKLINYERNRELLKRVPYYRFLDLAIVFLCLVESDSSGTATVLIHNEHLTYWGITRDDLYALAMANTPQLLRYDLRSMTEVLRELFADEFADPAGNDLIEPFPIYVLSNQHRLNGSSCILYQHLLHDFARRIGSDFYILPSSVHEVLLIPADNQISMSTLSSMVRDVNSSQLAREEILSDHVYYYSLETDQITM, from the coding sequence ATGAATTACCACGATTTCAAGCAGCAGATCATCTCTACTCTCTCGGACCGCCTCGGCTCCGATGTCCGCATCACTGTTTCAGACATTCTCAAAAACAACGATACCCATCTTGACGGACTCACCATTCTCGCGCCCGGTCAGAACCTGGCGCCCACCATTTATCTGGATTACTACTATGGACAGTATGAGCGCGGCAGATCGTTTTCCGACATCACAGACGACATTCTGACCGCCTATCGGGAGAACCGTCCCAAATCCCCTGTTGACATCTCTTTTTTCACCGACTATGACAAGGTAAAATCCCGCGTCACAATGAAGCTGATCAACTATGAGCGCAACCGCGAACTGTTAAAGCGGGTTCCCTACTATCGCTTTTTGGATCTCGCCATCGTCTTCTTATGCCTGGTGGAATCTGATTCTTCCGGCACAGCAACGGTCCTGATCCACAATGAACATCTCACTTACTGGGGGATTACCAGAGACGACCTCTACGCCCTCGCCATGGCAAACACACCGCAGCTGCTCCGCTATGATCTGCGCAGCATGACCGAAGTTCTGCGCGAGCTGTTTGCGGATGAATTTGCGGATCCAGCGGGAAACGATCTCATTGAGCCTTTTCCGATCTACGTTCTGTCCAACCAGCACAGGCTCAACGGCTCCTCCTGTATTCTCTATCAGCATCTGCTGCACGATTTTGCCCGGCGCATCGGCAGTGATTTTTATATTCTGCCGAGCAGCGTCCACGAAGTTCTTCTGATTCCCGCAGACAACCAGATCAGTATGTCCACACTCTCCTCCATGGTCCGGGACGTCAATTCGTCCCAGCTGGCCAGAGAAGAGATTTTGTCGGATCACGTCTACTACTACTCCCTCGAGACGGACCAGATCACTATGTGA
- the glgA gene encoding glycogen synthase GlgA: MMKILFAASEAVPFMKTGGLADVTGSLPGYFDKKHFDVRIIMPKYLCMDEKWKAQLRFVCHFYVNLSWRRQYVGIFETVQNGITYYFVDNEFYFAGDKPYHNIYEDVEKFAFFSKAVLEALPYLDFWPDVIHCHDWQTGLVPVFLRTFYGDQRCYSNIRTVFSVHNLKFQGRFSLPAVIDITGLPEQIFSSDKLESYGEANYLKGGVVYADAVTTVSPTYAREIMTPEGGEGLDGLMRAREGSLYGILNGIDIREYDPQTDAYLANHYNETNHTEGKGLNKLKLQKLLGLPVDKDVFLLGMVSRMTDQKGFDLIAYVMDELMSTERLQLVVAGTGEARYEEMLRYFAEKYPQKIHVTIGYSEELAHRIYGSCDAFLMPSLFEPCGLSQLMSLRYGTVPIVRETGGLKDTVMPYNEYEQTGTGFSFANYNAHEMLGVLRYAMRVYYTQRKCWNGIAERAMREDFSWKKSAEMYARLYEDIVGRP, from the coding sequence ATGATGAAGATTTTATTTGCAGCTTCGGAAGCAGTGCCGTTTATGAAAACGGGTGGTCTGGCGGATGTGACCGGATCGCTGCCGGGGTATTTCGATAAGAAGCATTTTGATGTGCGCATTATCATGCCAAAGTATTTATGCATGGATGAAAAGTGGAAGGCACAGCTGCGGTTTGTCTGCCATTTCTATGTGAATCTCAGCTGGCGGAGACAGTACGTCGGTATCTTTGAAACGGTACAGAACGGCATTACATACTATTTTGTGGACAATGAATTCTACTTTGCGGGAGATAAGCCGTATCACAATATCTATGAGGACGTGGAGAAGTTCGCATTCTTCTCGAAAGCGGTGTTAGAGGCGCTGCCGTATCTGGATTTCTGGCCGGATGTCATTCACTGCCATGACTGGCAGACGGGACTGGTACCGGTATTCTTGCGGACATTTTACGGGGATCAGAGATGTTATTCCAATATCCGCACGGTCTTTTCCGTTCACAATCTGAAGTTTCAGGGAAGGTTCTCACTGCCGGCGGTTATAGATATTACCGGTCTGCCAGAGCAGATCTTTTCTTCGGATAAGCTGGAGTCCTACGGGGAGGCCAACTACCTGAAGGGCGGTGTGGTGTATGCCGATGCGGTCACGACGGTGAGCCCCACATATGCGAGAGAGATCATGACGCCGGAGGGCGGAGAGGGATTGGACGGTCTGATGCGCGCCCGGGAAGGCAGCCTGTATGGAATCTTAAACGGCATTGATATCAGGGAATATGATCCGCAGACAGATGCCTATCTGGCGAACCATTACAACGAGACCAATCACACGGAGGGGAAGGGACTCAATAAGTTAAAGCTTCAGAAGCTTTTGGGACTCCCGGTGGATAAGGACGTATTTTTACTTGGAATGGTGTCCCGGATGACGGATCAGAAGGGATTTGACCTGATTGCCTATGTGATGGATGAACTGATGAGCACCGAGCGTCTGCAGCTTGTGGTGGCGGGTACCGGTGAGGCGCGCTACGAGGAGATGCTGCGCTATTTTGCGGAAAAATATCCGCAGAAGATTCACGTGACGATCGGCTACTCGGAGGAGCTTGCACACCGCATCTACGGCTCCTGCGATGCGTTTTTAATGCCGTCGCTGTTTGAGCCGTGTGGTCTGTCGCAGCTGATGAGTCTTCGCTACGGAACCGTGCCGATCGTGCGCGAGACGGGCGGGCTGAAAGATACGGTGATGCCGTACAATGAATACGAGCAGACCGGCACAGGATTCTCCTTTGCCAATTATAATGCGCATGAAATGCTGGGCGTCCTCCGCTATGCGATGCGCGTGTATTACACGCAGAGAAAATGCTGGAACGGCATTGCGGAGCGTGCGATGCGGGAGGATTTCTCCTGGAAAAAGTCAGCGGAGATGTATGCGCGGCTGTATGAGGATATCGTGGGCAGACCATAG